A genomic segment from Pseudomonas sp. M30-35 encodes:
- the hisB gene encoding imidazoleglycerol-phosphate dehydratase HisB: protein MAERTAFVERNTLETQIKVSINLDGTGKARFDIGVPFLEHMLDQIARHGLIDLDIECKGDLHIDDHHTVEDVGITLGQAFTKAIGDKKGMTRYGHSYVPLDEALSRVVIDFSGRPGLQMHVPFTRAVVGGFDVDLFQEFFQGFVNHALVSLHIDNLRGTNTHHQIETVFKAFGRALRMAVELDPRMAGQMPSTKGVL from the coding sequence ATGGCCGAACGTACGGCATTCGTCGAGCGCAACACACTGGAGACCCAAATCAAGGTCTCGATCAACCTAGATGGTACTGGCAAGGCGCGATTCGACATCGGCGTGCCATTTCTTGAGCATATGCTTGACCAGATCGCTCGCCACGGCCTGATTGATCTCGATATCGAGTGTAAAGGCGACCTGCACATTGACGACCACCACACCGTCGAAGATGTTGGCATTACCCTCGGCCAGGCGTTTACCAAAGCCATCGGCGACAAAAAAGGCATGACTCGTTACGGCCACTCTTATGTGCCGTTGGACGAAGCGCTGTCGCGAGTGGTCATCGACTTCTCGGGTCGTCCTGGCTTGCAGATGCATGTGCCATTCACCCGTGCGGTCGTTGGCGGTTTTGACGTTGACCTGTTTCAGGAGTTTTTCCAAGGCTTCGTTAACCACGCACTGGTGAGTCTGCACATCGACAATCTGCGCGGCACCAATACGCACCACCAGATCGAAACCGTGTTCAAGGCATTCGGTCGCGCGTTGCGTATGGCGGTTGAGCTTGATCCGCGTATGGCTGGTCAGATGCCGTCGACCAAGGGCGTGCTCTGA
- a CDS encoding NAD(P)/FAD-dependent oxidoreductase, translated as MDKIDRLIIGAGALGLACAARLAKPGESTLIVDNEKLIGSHTSSRNSEVIHAGIYYAADSLKAQLCLEGRDRLYAWCEKYHVPHQRIGKLLVAVNDAERSNLAAIAENAKACDVNDLQSISQQQLHSLEPAVRGVEALLSPSTGIIDSHTYLQSLLARAEHNGAQLVLDTRIERLEPTSDGWLAHGSSGGEPFSLHTQQVLNAGGLFAQQLAHNTHGLSADLIPTLHLCQGRYFSYSGRSPFSHLIYPMPEANATGLGIHATLDLAGQLRFGPDTRYVEQVDYSVDPGLLEPFAQAIRRYFPKLDSSRLVPGYSGVRPKLSRLGEPAADFVIQTSTDHGLQGLINLFGIESPGLTASLAIAERVAGVNL; from the coding sequence ATGGACAAAATTGACCGTTTGATCATCGGCGCCGGCGCCCTGGGCCTTGCCTGCGCAGCCCGCCTCGCCAAACCCGGCGAAAGCACCTTGATTGTGGATAACGAAAAACTCATCGGCAGCCATACATCAAGTCGTAACTCCGAAGTGATTCACGCAGGTATTTACTACGCCGCAGATTCACTCAAAGCACAGTTATGCCTTGAAGGTCGCGACCGACTGTATGCGTGGTGTGAGAAGTATCACGTGCCACATCAGCGCATCGGCAAGCTATTGGTTGCGGTCAATGATGCTGAGCGTAGCAACCTTGCAGCCATCGCCGAAAACGCTAAAGCCTGCGACGTTAATGATTTACAAAGCATCAGCCAGCAACAACTTCACAGCCTCGAACCCGCAGTGCGCGGCGTGGAGGCGCTGTTATCTCCGAGCACCGGCATCATCGACAGCCATACTTATTTACAATCTCTGCTTGCCCGCGCCGAACACAATGGCGCGCAACTGGTGCTCGACACACGCATAGAGCGGCTCGAACCGACCTCTGACGGCTGGCTTGCACATGGCTCAAGTGGCGGCGAACCCTTTAGCCTCCATACCCAGCAAGTGCTAAACGCTGGCGGCCTGTTTGCTCAGCAACTGGCGCACAACACCCACGGCCTTAGCGCTGATTTGATCCCAACGCTGCACCTGTGCCAAGGTCGCTACTTCAGTTACAGCGGGCGCTCACCGTTTAGCCACTTGATCTACCCAATGCCGGAGGCCAACGCAACCGGACTGGGCATTCATGCCACGCTAGACCTCGCTGGCCAGTTACGTTTCGGCCCAGACACTCGCTACGTTGAGCAAGTTGATTACAGCGTTGATCCCGGCTTGCTTGAGCCTTTTGCACAAGCAATCCGCCGATATTTTCCGAAACTCGACAGCTCTCGCCTTGTGCCGGGTTACAGTGGCGTCCGTCCAAAGCTGTCCAGGCTAGGGGAACCGGCTGCAGACTTCGTCATCCAAACCAGCACAGACCACGGTTTGCAGGGGCTGATCAACCTATTTGGAATCGAGTCGCCGGGTCTTACTGCCAGCCTGGCAATTGCCGAACGAGTTGCGGGCGTTAATTTGTAA
- a CDS encoding AsmA family protein: MKSLGKILGLFFLGLLLIIVALGFALTHLFDPNDYKDEIRDLAREKANLELTLNGDIGWSLFPWLGLELTDATLASADTPDKPFADLRLLGLSVRVLPLLRKEVQMSDIRVDGLNLNLDIDDKGHSNWENVGHPKKTASTTDDSAAKPEQSAPATTTQTSEPVKLDIDSLIVNSARVNYHNAQKGQQFSAESIQLTTGAIQEGASVPVKLSAFFGINKPVMRARTELQGDLRFDRVLQRYELENAKISGEASGEPLNGQTLTYALQGQLTVDMAANIARWSSLKLSANQLRAIGDIEVTDLRNKPKLSGGLSIAEVNLLQFLKGIGQEIPARNDENTLAKFELVTRLSGGPASIKLNEMTLKLDDTTFTGELAVDDFAKQALRVNLKGDKLDLDRYLPPKSKEASARDAEVKQSVASAGASGTSALPKAPTQQAWSTDQVLPIDRLRKLDMQVALKLDHLTADKQNFSDVDLQAKSAGGLLTLDNASGKLGSGSFVAKARVDVRPATPVLSLQSTIKSLQVEPFLTTAKNKAPVKGLLDLQANLTTNGNSQKAWIEALNGTSSFALENGVLVDANLEQQICQGIATLNRKQLTREVSGKDTPFKTLNGNLTFRNGVASNPDLKVEVPGLDVTGDGDLDLRVLGLDYRIGVTLIGDTRAMPDPACQVNERYVGLEWPIRCRGPLELGAKACRLDKDGLGKIAAKLAGEKLTEKLEEKLGDKVSPELKDALKGLFKR, from the coding sequence ATGAAATCGCTCGGCAAAATCCTGGGTTTATTCTTCCTCGGACTGCTGCTGATCATTGTGGCGCTGGGCTTTGCCCTGACCCACTTGTTCGATCCCAACGACTATAAAGACGAGATCCGCGATCTTGCCCGCGAGAAAGCCAACCTTGAGCTAACACTCAACGGCGATATTGGCTGGAGCCTGTTCCCATGGCTAGGTCTTGAGCTGACCGACGCAACCCTGGCCAGCGCCGACACCCCGGATAAGCCGTTTGCAGACCTGCGCTTGCTCGGGTTATCCGTGCGTGTATTGCCGTTGCTGCGCAAAGAAGTGCAGATGAGCGACATCCGCGTTGATGGCCTTAATCTCAACCTCGACATCGATGATAAAGGTCACAGCAACTGGGAAAACGTCGGCCACCCAAAAAAGACTGCCAGCACAACTGATGACTCTGCTGCCAAGCCTGAACAAAGCGCCCCGGCGACAACAACCCAGACCAGTGAACCGGTCAAGCTGGATATTGATAGCTTGATCGTCAACAGCGCCCGGGTTAATTATCACAACGCCCAGAAAGGCCAACAGTTCAGCGCTGAAAGCATCCAACTGACCACCGGCGCGATCCAGGAAGGCGCCAGCGTACCGGTCAAGCTCAGCGCTTTCTTTGGCATCAACAAACCGGTAATGCGCGCCCGCACTGAGCTGCAAGGCGATCTGCGCTTTGACCGAGTCTTGCAGCGTTATGAACTTGAAAACGCAAAAATCTCCGGCGAAGCATCCGGCGAACCCCTTAACGGTCAAACACTGACTTATGCCCTGCAAGGCCAGTTGACCGTTGATATGGCGGCCAACATTGCACGATGGAGCAGCTTGAAGCTCTCTGCCAACCAGCTTCGCGCGATTGGCGATATCGAGGTTACCGACCTGCGCAACAAGCCCAAGCTCAGTGGCGGCTTGTCTATTGCGGAAGTTAACCTGCTCCAGTTCCTGAAAGGCATTGGTCAGGAAATTCCTGCCAGAAACGACGAAAACACCTTGGCCAAGTTTGAACTGGTGACCCGCCTTAGCGGCGGCCCAGCCAGCATCAAACTCAATGAAATGACGCTCAAGCTCGACGACACCACCTTCACCGGCGAGCTGGCGGTTGACGATTTCGCCAAACAGGCACTGCGCGTAAACCTTAAAGGCGACAAACTAGACCTTGACCGTTACCTGCCGCCAAAGTCGAAAGAAGCCAGTGCACGTGATGCCGAAGTCAAGCAAAGCGTAGCCAGCGCCGGTGCTTCAGGCACTTCAGCGCTGCCTAAGGCACCGACCCAGCAAGCATGGAGCACCGACCAGGTACTCCCAATCGATCGCCTGCGCAAACTCGACATGCAAGTTGCACTGAAGCTTGATCATTTAACGGCAGACAAACAAAACTTCAGCGATGTCGACCTGCAAGCCAAAAGCGCAGGCGGCCTGCTCACTCTCGACAACGCCAGCGGCAAACTCGGCAGCGGCAGCTTTGTAGCCAAGGCACGAGTCGACGTGCGCCCAGCTACGCCTGTACTTAGCCTGCAAAGCACCATCAAAAGCCTGCAAGTCGAACCGTTTCTGACTACCGCTAAAAACAAAGCACCGGTCAAAGGCCTGCTCGACCTGCAAGCTAATCTGACCACTAATGGCAACAGTCAAAAAGCCTGGATCGAAGCACTCAATGGCACCAGCAGCTTTGCTCTGGAAAACGGCGTGCTGGTCGATGCCAACCTCGAGCAGCAAATCTGCCAAGGCATTGCCACGCTTAACCGCAAGCAACTGACCCGCGAGGTCAGCGGCAAGGACACTCCGTTTAAAACCCTGAACGGTAATCTGACCTTCCGTAATGGCGTTGCCAGTAATCCCGACTTGAAGGTCGAGGTACCCGGCCTGGATGTGACGGGTGACGGCGACCTCGATCTGCGCGTGCTGGGCCTGGACTATCGCATCGGCGTCACCCTGATCGGTGACACCCGTGCAATGCCAGACCCGGCCTGCCAGGTTAACGAACGCTACGTCGGCCTTGAATGGCCAATTCGCTGCCGTGGTCCGCTTGAACTTGGCGCTAAAGCTTGCCGTCTCGATAAAGATGGCCTGGGTAAGATTGCAGCCAAATTAGCGGGCGAAAAACTCACCGAGAAGCTCGAAGAAAAACTCGGCGACAAAGTCAGCCCGGAACTAAAAGACGCACTCAAGGGCCTGTTCAAGCGATGA
- the mutY gene encoding A/G-specific adenine glycosylase — MSPEQFSTAVLQWYDLHGRKDLPWQQGITPYRVWVSEIMLQQTQVSTVLGYFDRFMDALPTVRDLAEAAEDEVLHLWTGLGYYTRARNLQKTAKLVMSEHGGEFPRDLEALIALPGIGRSTAGAIASLSMNLRAPILDGNVKRVLARYVAQEGYPGEPKVAKQLWDVAERFTPQQRVNNYTQAMMDLGATLCTRSKPSCLLCPLKTGCQAHLLGLEIRYPIPKPRKTLPQKRTLMPILANREGDILLYRRPSSGLWGGLWSLPELSDLQELELLANSHQLNLGARQQLADLTHTFSHFQLAIEPWLINVTTAPASVAEADWLWYNLAQPPRLGLAAPVKKLLKRAADALNAGELS; from the coding sequence ATGAGTCCAGAGCAGTTTTCAACAGCTGTTCTGCAATGGTATGACCTGCACGGCCGCAAAGACTTGCCCTGGCAACAGGGCATAACACCCTATCGCGTCTGGGTGTCTGAAATCATGCTCCAGCAGACCCAAGTCAGCACTGTCCTGGGTTACTTCGACCGGTTTATGGATGCGCTGCCAACGGTGCGCGACTTGGCCGAAGCAGCAGAAGATGAAGTGCTGCATTTATGGACCGGGCTGGGGTATTACACTCGCGCCCGCAACCTGCAAAAAACCGCCAAACTGGTGATGAGCGAGCACGGTGGAGAGTTTCCACGCGACCTTGAAGCACTGATCGCCCTGCCCGGCATTGGTCGCTCTACAGCGGGCGCTATCGCCAGCTTGAGCATGAACCTGCGCGCGCCGATTCTCGACGGCAACGTCAAACGCGTTCTGGCTCGTTATGTCGCGCAAGAGGGATATCCCGGCGAACCCAAAGTTGCCAAGCAATTGTGGGATGTCGCTGAACGCTTCACTCCGCAGCAGCGCGTGAATAACTACACCCAAGCGATGATGGACCTCGGCGCGACGCTCTGCACTCGCAGCAAGCCAAGCTGCCTGCTTTGCCCGCTTAAAACGGGTTGTCAGGCGCACCTGCTGGGTCTGGAAATCCGCTACCCGATCCCAAAACCGCGCAAAACGCTGCCGCAAAAACGCACACTGATGCCGATACTGGCCAACCGTGAAGGCGATATTCTGCTTTATCGCAGGCCGTCCAGCGGTCTTTGGGGCGGTTTATGGAGCTTGCCGGAGCTATCTGACCTGCAAGAGCTAGAATTACTCGCCAATAGCCATCAGCTGAATTTAGGCGCGCGCCAACAACTCGCCGACCTCACTCATACCTTTAGCCACTTCCAACTGGCTATTGAGCCATGGTTAATCAACGTCACCACAGCTCCGGCTAGCGTGGCCGAGGCCGACTGGCTCTGGTATAACCTCGCCCAACCGCCGCGCCTGGGCCTTGCTGCCCCGGTCAAAAAGTTACTGAAACGCGCGGCAGATGCCTTGAATGCAGGAGAATTGTCATGA
- a CDS encoding oxidative damage protection protein: MTRTVMCRKHKQELPGLERPPYPGAKGEDIFNNVSKQAWDEWQKHQTLLINERRLNMMNAEDRKFLQAEMDKFLSGEDYAQAEGYVPPSE; this comes from the coding sequence ATGACTCGTACCGTGATGTGCCGCAAGCACAAGCAAGAACTTCCAGGCCTTGAGCGCCCGCCATACCCAGGCGCCAAAGGTGAAGACATCTTCAACAACGTCTCCAAGCAAGCGTGGGATGAGTGGCAAAAACACCAAACCCTGCTGATCAACGAGCGTCGCTTGAACATGATGAACGCCGAGGACCGCAAATTCCTCCAGGCCGAGATGGACAAGTTCTTGTCTGGCGAAGATTACGCACAAGCCGAAGGTTATGTGCCTCCCAGCGAGTAA
- a CDS encoding ABC transporter ATP-binding protein — protein MADAAAALEIRNLHKRYGDLEVLKGISLTARDGDVISILGSSGSGKSTFLRCINLLENPHKGQIIVSGEELKLKSAKNGELIAADGKQINRLRSEIGFVFQNFNLWPHMSVLDNIIEAPRRVLGQSKAEAIETAEALLAKVGIADKRHVYPNQLSGGQQQRAAIARTLAMQPKVILFDEPTSALDPEMVQEVLNVIRALADEGRTMLLVTHEMNFARQVSSEVVFLHQGLVEEQGTPEQVFDNPDSVRCKQFMSSNS, from the coding sequence ATGGCCGATGCAGCTGCCGCGCTGGAAATCCGCAACCTGCACAAGCGCTACGGCGACCTCGAAGTGCTTAAAGGCATTTCCCTCACCGCCCGTGATGGCGATGTGATCTCTATTCTGGGTTCCTCCGGTTCAGGCAAATCAACCTTTCTGCGTTGCATCAACCTGCTGGAAAACCCACACAAGGGACAAATCATTGTCTCGGGTGAAGAACTCAAACTGAAATCCGCAAAAAATGGCGAACTGATTGCTGCTGATGGCAAACAGATAAATCGCCTGCGCAGCGAAATCGGTTTTGTATTCCAGAACTTCAATTTGTGGCCGCACATGAGCGTGCTCGATAACATCATCGAAGCACCGCGCCGCGTACTGGGCCAGAGCAAAGCCGAGGCGATTGAAACCGCTGAAGCATTGCTGGCAAAAGTGGGTATTGCCGACAAACGCCACGTTTACCCCAACCAACTTTCTGGCGGACAGCAACAGCGCGCAGCCATCGCTCGTACACTGGCGATGCAGCCAAAAGTTATTCTCTTCGATGAACCTACTTCGGCACTCGACCCGGAGATGGTACAAGAAGTGCTTAATGTGATCCGCGCACTCGCAGATGAAGGCCGCACCATGTTACTGGTCACCCACGAGATGAATTTCGCTCGTCAGGTTTCCAGTGAAGTGGTTTTCCTGCATCAGGGCCTGGTAGAAGAACAAGGAACGCCCGAGCAGGTGTTTGATAACCCTGACTCGGTGCGTTGCAAACAATTCATGTCAAGCAATAGCTAA
- a CDS encoding ABC transporter substrate-binding protein: MQNYKKILLVAAATLAFGTSAVAADKLKLGTEGAYPPFNLIDASGKVGGFDVEIGQALCAKMKTECEVVTSDWDGIIPALNAKKFDFLIASMSITEERKQAVDFTDPYYTNKLQFIAPKDKTFTTDKASLDGKVIGAQRATIAGTWLEDNLDGVVDIKLYDTQENAYLDLSSGRLDGVLADTFVNWEWLKSDAGKSFEFKGDPVFDNDKIGIAVRKNDPLREKLNAALKEIVADGTYKKINDKYFPFSIY; this comes from the coding sequence ATGCAAAACTACAAAAAGATCTTACTGGTTGCAGCCGCCACTCTGGCTTTCGGCACCAGCGCAGTCGCCGCAGACAAACTGAAACTCGGTACAGAGGGTGCTTACCCTCCGTTCAACCTGATTGACGCAAGCGGCAAAGTTGGCGGCTTCGACGTCGAAATTGGTCAAGCACTTTGCGCCAAGATGAAAACCGAATGTGAAGTCGTGACTTCCGACTGGGACGGTATCATTCCAGCACTGAACGCTAAGAAGTTCGACTTCCTGATCGCCTCGATGTCGATCACCGAAGAGCGTAAGCAAGCAGTTGATTTCACCGATCCGTACTACACCAACAAGCTGCAGTTCATTGCACCAAAAGACAAAACCTTCACCACTGACAAAGCCAGCCTCGATGGCAAAGTGATTGGTGCTCAGCGCGCGACCATCGCCGGTACGTGGCTGGAAGACAACCTGGATGGCGTTGTCGACATCAAGCTGTACGACACCCAGGAAAACGCTTACCTAGACCTGTCGTCTGGCCGTCTTGATGGCGTACTGGCTGACACCTTCGTCAACTGGGAATGGCTGAAAAGCGATGCGGGCAAGAGCTTTGAATTCAAAGGCGACCCGGTATTCGACAACGACAAGATCGGTATTGCCGTGCGTAAGAACGACCCTCTGCGCGAGAAGCTCAATGCTGCTCTGAAAGAGATCGTTGCTGACGGTACTTACAAGAAGATCAACGACAAGTACTTCCCTTTCAGCATTTACTAA
- a CDS encoding ABC transporter permease translates to MNFDLYGFGPALAAGTLMTIKLALSALVLGLVLGLLGALAKTSPYKPVQWLGGTYSTIVRGIPELLWVLLIYFGTVSMMRTLADFLGIESLELSPFAAGVIALGICFGAYATEVFRGAILAIPKGHREAGQALGMSKPRIFWRLILPQMWRIALPGLGNLFMILMKDTALVSVIGLNEIMRRSQIAVTASKEPFTFFLVAAFIYLGLTVIAMTGMYFLEKRAGRGFSRSAA, encoded by the coding sequence ATGAATTTCGACCTCTACGGATTCGGCCCCGCACTCGCTGCCGGTACCTTGATGACCATTAAGCTGGCGCTTTCTGCGCTGGTATTGGGTTTGGTACTTGGGCTGCTTGGCGCACTGGCCAAAACATCGCCTTACAAGCCAGTGCAGTGGCTGGGCGGGACCTATTCAACGATTGTGCGCGGCATCCCCGAACTGCTTTGGGTACTGCTGATTTATTTCGGCACCGTTAGCATGATGCGCACACTGGCTGACTTTCTAGGCATTGAAAGCCTGGAGCTGAGCCCCTTTGCTGCTGGTGTAATCGCACTCGGCATCTGCTTCGGCGCGTACGCGACTGAAGTTTTTCGTGGCGCTATTTTGGCCATTCCCAAAGGCCACCGCGAAGCGGGTCAGGCGCTGGGCATGTCTAAACCACGTATTTTCTGGCGTTTGATTCTGCCACAAATGTGGCGCATCGCCCTGCCCGGCCTTGGCAACCTGTTCATGATTTTGATGAAAGACACAGCCTTGGTTTCGGTGATCGGCCTGAATGAAATCATGCGTCGCTCGCAAATTGCTGTTACCGCGAGCAAAGAACCTTTCACCTTCTTCCTGGTTGCCGCATTTATTTATCTTGGCCTGACCGTCATTGCCATGACTGGCATGTACTTCCTTGAAAAACGCGCGGGTCGCGGATTTAGCAGGAGCGCCGCATGA
- a CDS encoding ABC transporter permease: MNWEVIIKWLPRLAEGAVLTLELVAIAVVAGLILAIPMGIARSSKNLLVRGIPYGYIFFFRGTPLLVQLFLVYYGLAQFDAVRNGPLWPILRDPFWCAVITMTLHTTAYIAEILRGAIQAVPQGEVEAARALGMSQTQAMLRIILPRAARIGLPAYSNEVILMLKASALASTVTLLELTGMARTIIARTYLPVEIFFAAGLFYLVIAFILVQAFKLLERWLRVDACQGR, translated from the coding sequence ATGAACTGGGAAGTCATCATCAAGTGGCTGCCACGCCTGGCTGAAGGCGCGGTACTGACCCTGGAGCTAGTCGCAATCGCGGTGGTTGCCGGGTTGATTCTAGCGATACCAATGGGCATCGCCCGCTCCTCAAAGAACCTGCTGGTTCGCGGCATCCCTTACGGCTACATATTTTTCTTTCGCGGCACACCGCTGCTGGTTCAGCTGTTTTTGGTGTATTACGGCCTCGCCCAGTTTGATGCAGTGCGTAATGGGCCGCTATGGCCGATCTTGCGCGACCCGTTTTGGTGCGCAGTGATCACCATGACGCTGCACACCACCGCGTATATTGCCGAGATTCTGCGCGGCGCAATTCAGGCAGTCCCCCAGGGTGAAGTAGAAGCTGCGCGAGCACTTGGCATGTCACAAACCCAAGCCATGCTGCGTATTATTCTGCCGCGCGCGGCACGTATCGGCCTACCCGCGTACAGCAACGAAGTCATCCTGATGCTCAAGGCCAGCGCGCTTGCCAGCACCGTGACCTTACTCGAACTTACTGGCATGGCGCGGACGATCATCGCCCGGACTTACCTGCCAGTGGAGATTTTCTTTGCTGCCGGTCTGTTCTATCTGGTGATTGCCTTCATCCTCGTTCAAGCATTCAAATTGCTTGAACGCTGGTTGCGCGTAGACGCCTGCCAAGGCCGTTAA
- a CDS encoding methyltransferase: MKTPQMPSPNDLAKHFEALNRFLSEHQALWRPRPFSDRPMAWEQTHPQLAIWLKARSLADAEQAQAEPHKLKAPEPFISLAEQAQALCQIAPLPHINGPQLPSRLSNDIPGRKWLQIQAFANSLSFEKPTRHWLDWCSGKGHLGRLLARQGQPLSCFEYDPQLVDKGAQLSQKLGINAQHIEQDVLATDAGKWLKTEHTPVALHACGDLHVRLMRLASEAGCEQLAIAPCCYNRISSSHYQPLSKIAQASKLQLSIQDLGLPLSETVTAGSRVRKQRDISMARRLAFDCLQRELRGLDEYLPTPSLASAWLNKPFAEFCIDLAKLKDIAPPPTTTDWAKLEAKGWQLLAQVRNLELLRGLFRRPLEVWLLLDRALYLCERGYTVQLGSFCSRELTPRNLMLVAERIASATEAVDNFVDRFCKSRSKAAAISLTKNRLFSANN; the protein is encoded by the coding sequence ATGAAGACACCGCAAATGCCATCACCCAACGATTTAGCCAAACACTTCGAGGCGCTAAATCGTTTTCTTAGCGAGCATCAAGCACTCTGGCGACCGCGCCCATTCAGCGATCGCCCCATGGCGTGGGAACAAACCCACCCGCAATTAGCGATCTGGCTGAAAGCACGTAGTCTTGCCGATGCTGAACAGGCTCAAGCTGAACCGCACAAACTAAAGGCGCCTGAGCCCTTTATCAGCTTGGCCGAACAGGCCCAGGCGCTGTGCCAGATTGCTCCGCTGCCACACATAAATGGCCCTCAATTGCCCAGCCGTTTGAGCAATGACATCCCGGGGCGTAAATGGCTGCAAATTCAGGCATTCGCCAACAGCTTGAGCTTTGAAAAACCAACGCGGCACTGGCTCGACTGGTGCTCAGGCAAGGGCCACCTTGGGCGATTATTAGCCCGACAAGGCCAGCCATTGAGCTGTTTTGAATATGACCCCCAGCTTGTGGATAAAGGTGCACAGCTAAGCCAAAAGCTGGGCATCAATGCGCAACATATTGAGCAGGATGTACTGGCAACAGACGCTGGGAAATGGCTCAAAACCGAGCACACACCAGTGGCGCTACATGCCTGTGGCGACCTGCATGTTCGACTGATGCGACTGGCAAGCGAGGCTGGCTGCGAGCAACTGGCAATCGCCCCTTGCTGCTACAACCGCATCAGCAGCAGCCACTATCAGCCGCTGTCAAAAATCGCTCAAGCAAGCAAACTTCAACTGTCGATCCAGGACCTCGGCCTGCCCCTCAGCGAGACCGTAACCGCCGGTAGCCGGGTGCGTAAACAACGCGACATTTCCATGGCCCGACGCTTGGCCTTTGACTGCCTACAGCGCGAATTACGTGGGCTAGACGAATATTTACCAACGCCTTCACTGGCGTCCGCCTGGCTTAACAAACCCTTCGCCGAGTTCTGTATCGATCTCGCCAAGCTGAAAGATATTGCGCCTCCGCCCACCACAACCGACTGGGCCAAACTTGAAGCCAAAGGCTGGCAACTATTAGCACAGGTGCGCAATCTCGAGTTACTACGCGGCTTGTTTCGCCGACCGCTAGAAGTCTGGTTACTGCTCGACCGCGCCCTGTATTTGTGCGAACGCGGCTACACCGTTCAGCTCGGCAGCTTCTGTTCGCGCGAGCTAACCCCGCGCAACCTTATGCTGGTCGCTGAGCGTATCGCTTCTGCCACTGAAGCTGTGGATAACTTTGTTGATAGATTCTGCAAAAGCCGCTCTAAAGCCGCTGCGATCTCACTGACAAAAAACCGACTATTTTCGGCCAATAATTAA
- a CDS encoding response regulator transcription factor, translated as MTHVLIVEDELRLRKDLVDFLKLCGFTAEGVATAEGLRQTLLDSELPDIIILDVGLPDGNGFELASEIRAAHRCGIIMLTALSDSDDRIRGFESGADIYLVKHSTLREIEAAIRSLLRRTGGLADATDNTGEHWVLDSRNWTLTAPNQHSLKLTATEFTLLSTLCDSEGGVCDREKLVETIARPRAHFDNRYLDAVVSRLRRKVDEHTNLQAPIKVVYGVGYTFTAPAIVR; from the coding sequence TTGACGCACGTATTGATTGTTGAAGACGAACTGCGACTCCGAAAGGATCTCGTTGACTTCCTCAAACTGTGCGGCTTTACGGCTGAAGGTGTCGCGACGGCTGAAGGCCTGCGTCAGACGCTGTTGGATAGCGAGCTACCTGACATCATCATTCTTGATGTCGGGCTGCCAGACGGAAACGGGTTTGAGCTCGCCAGCGAAATTCGCGCGGCCCATCGCTGCGGCATCATCATGCTTACGGCACTAAGCGATAGTGACGACCGTATACGAGGCTTTGAAAGTGGCGCTGACATCTATCTCGTCAAGCACAGTACGTTGCGGGAGATCGAAGCGGCAATCCGCAGCCTGTTGCGGCGGACAGGTGGCCTGGCCGATGCAACGGACAACACCGGAGAACACTGGGTATTGGACAGCAGAAACTGGACGCTAACAGCACCAAACCAGCATTCGCTCAAGCTGACCGCGACCGAGTTTACTCTCTTGAGTACGCTTTGCGACTCCGAGGGGGGCGTTTGTGATCGAGAGAAACTGGTGGAGACGATTGCCCGACCAAGGGCTCATTTCGACAACCGGTATCTCGATGCCGTCGTCAGCCGACTTCGTCGCAAGGTAGATGAACACACCAACCTGCAAGCTCCCATCAAGGTGGTCTATGGCGTCGGCTATACATTTACCGCACCGGCGATTGTTCGATGA